One Tenebrio molitor chromosome 2, icTenMoli1.1, whole genome shotgun sequence genomic region harbors:
- the LOC138123117 gene encoding facilitated trehalose transporter Tret1-like — protein MMESCTTKMNAKTDEPKETGKNWFQILAIISACVTGFMSGLLFSWPSPSIPKIVNDKDNYNISPSEASYFSVLPPISAIVSSLLFTKLNDLIGRKYTLLLVFVPQVLSLILIAAAKSVYVLYISRLISGLADACVYASVPMYIGETATPQVRGVWGNFLSFSIYFGQLVVNVVGSYTTITTSACICLTFPLVFICTFVWMPETPYFYLMKNRADDARTSLRKLRRKRNVEDELEQLRVDVVRQMSERGTWKDVFAIESNRKAIYAGIFLRTSQQCSGISAFMVYTQYIFAKAGGNLSASSSAIIFTGLCSVLNVCAGFTLDKIGRKKSYFWSTLACGVVLLCESVFFFLEQFCPKINLTAVNWIPLLGMILYMIFYSFGLGIVPTLMLGELFSTSIKTKGLTLLMMVYSVLISSITKIFYFLDAEFGLFAPFLFFSVSCFISTILVLYFVPETKGRTLEQIQQDLKGANERDR, from the exons ATGATGGAAAGTTGCACAACCAAGATGAATGCAAAAACGGACGAACCAAAAGAAACCGGAAAAAATTGGTTTCAAATTCTTGCGATAATAAGCG CTTGTGTGACTGGATTCATGAGCGGCCTTCTCTTCTCGTGGCCGTCCCCCTCGATCCCGAAAATAGTAAACGACAAAGACAACTACAACATATCCCCAAGTGAAGCATCGTACTTTAGCGTCTTACCTCCAATCAGTGCAATTGTTTCGTCTCTGCTCTTCACGAAGTTGAACGATTTGATCGGTCGAAAGTACACGCtgcttttagtttttgtaCCTCAAGTACTTTCGCTGATTCTCATCGCTGCAGCAAAATCCGTTTATGTTTTGTACATTTCCAGATTGATATCAGGACTAGCAGACGCTTGCGTTTACGCTTCTGTACCAATGTACATAGGTGAAACAGCAACCCCCCAAGTCCGAGGTGTGTGGGGAAACTTTTTGTCTTTCTCCATCTACTTTGGCCAACTGGTGGTGAATGTGGTAGGAAGCTACACGACAATCACCACATCCGCATGCATATGTCTGACGTTCCCTCTCGTTTTTATTTGCACATTTGTGTGGATGCCTGAAACGCCTTATTTTTACTTGATGAAAAATCGAGCAGACGATGCTAGAACGTCCCTTCGAAAGCTGCGACGCAAGCGAAATGTCGAAGACGAACTGGAGCAGCTTCGAGTGGACGTCGTGCGACAAATGTCTGAGCGTGGGACTTGGAAAGATGTTTTTGCGATCGAGAGCAACAGAAAAGCGATATATGCGGGGATCTTTCTGAGAACTTCGCAGCAATGTAGCGGCATTTCTGCTTTCATGGTCTACACCCAGTACATTTTTGCGAAAGCTGGCGGCAATTTGTCTGCCAGTAGTTCAGCCATAATCTTCACCGGCTTATGTTCGGTATTGAATGTGTGCGCGGGTTTCACGTTGGATAAGATTGGAAGGAAAAAATCGTATTTTTGGTCAACGTTAGCGTGCGGAGTTGTGTTGTTGTGCGAGTCAGTGTTCTTTTTTCTTGAGCAATTTTGTCCCAAGATTAATTTGACTGCTGTCAATTGGATACCGCTCCTAGGTATGATCCTGTATATGATATTCTATTCGTTTGGTCTGGGTATTGTACCCACTTTGATGCTCGGAGAGTTGTTCTCCACAAGCATCAAAACAAAAGGGCTAACTTTGCTGATGATGGTGTATAGTGTGTTAATTAGTTCCATcactaaaatattttactttttggaCGCGGAATTTGGATTATTTGCTCCcttcttgtttttttctgtcagttgttttatttcgacCATTTTGGTGTTGTATTTTGTGCCAGAAACGAAAGGCAGGACGCTAGAACAGATTCAGCAAGATTTGAAAGGAGCCAATGAGAGAGATAGATAA
- the LOC138123112 gene encoding O-acyltransferase like protein-like isoform X2, which yields MDEKYNVHKNVTVLEKAISKLYTQKYKHLDLKATVIDLNCHNYQYHLKMFDVVLMSFIVAYLLLIVFATVYDVTALRKTNKCITSFSLYHNLTELKRKYQQTDFHKLKCIQGIRFYTTVLIIFCHTFCSFSGGFVANTKYFEEIPQNSLRHGLRNLFVFLVQTFFLISAWLLSYHTFHIFEHAERMHFLKYVWLTFGNRYLRIIPPVLLMVSLGSSIWIYGSFHGPVKDIYSDKEYQRCQENWWIIFLFLNNHYQQHDMCYFTTWYLSADTQLYALSIIILIIIFKLKYSNILLLAICVTIGITIPSMVSYLYNLDFIYRITPDSGQYLAVYDYNDRSKKYYVLARRDFSTFLHARIISWYTLTFPSDHHFDLTANNTTTYFNENKSKNSKNNMFRSFEFNATYTSTYSNMATYTLGLLFGYIYYRLENKPFFTNKLHIILWWTTSLGLPLTVIIISSYEYGQVTRAVLAGTLKPMYALGIGMAIFGMSHRTGVLCEWKPALFLGNITYSTYVVHFGIVFCRTALTMEPLQVSDSVLLFSFIQDALLSFICGFVMHLLLEMPMSQLQSIFVPKFRADVLKFDNDKRIK from the exons ATGGACGAAAAGTACAATGTCCATAAGAATGTTACTGTCTTGGAAAAAgcaatttcaaaactttataCACAAAAGTATAAACACCTGGATCTAAAAGCAACAGTGATCGATCTAAATTGTCATAATTATCAATATCACCTGAAGATGTTTGACGTGGTTTTGAT GAGTTTTATTGTCGCATATTTGTTACTAATAGTTTTCGCCACTGTATATGACGTGACAGCACTCCGAAAAACAAATAAGTGCATTACTTCATTCTCACTGTACCATAACTTGACAGAACTGAAGAGAAAATACCAACAAACAGATTTCCACAAACTGAAATGCATTCAAGGAATCCGTTTCTATACGACCGTTTTGATAATATTCTGTCACACCTTTTGTAGCTTTTCCGGTGGATTCGTCGCcaacacaaaatattttgaagag ATTCCGCAGAACTCCTTGAGGCACGGGTTGCgaaatttatttgtgtttctCGTGCAAACGTTCTTTTTGATATCAGCGTGGCTCTTGTCTTACCACACTTTTCACATCTTCGAGCACGCTGAACGAATGCATTTTTTGAAGTATGTGTGGTTGACGTTTGGCAACAGATATCTCAG gaTAATTCCACCTGTCTTGCTAATGGTGTCTTTAGGTAGCAGCATATGGATCTATGGCTCGTTTCACGGACCAGTCAAAGATATTTATTCTGACAAGGAATACCAACGGTGCCAAGAAAACTGGtggattatttttctttttctgaaTAATCATTATCAACAACACGACATG TGTTACTTCACCACTTGGTACTTATCTGCCGACACTCAGCTGTACGCTTTAtccataataatattaattataatttttaaacttaaATACAGCAATATTCTGCTTTTGGCGATATGTGTGACGATTGGCATCACCATTCCTTCCATGGTTTCGTATCTTTATAACCTAGACTTTATCTACAGAATTACACCAGA tAGCGGTCAATATCTTGCCGTATATGACTATAATGAccgttcaaaaaaatattatgttcTAGCACGCCGTgatttttccacttttttacATGCGCGAATTATCAGTTGGTAtactttgacatttccttcagATCATCACTTTGATTTGACAGCTAATAACACCACGACATACTTTAACGAGAATAAAAGCAa aAACTCAAAAAACAACATGTTTCGATCTTTCGAATTTAATGCTACTTATACGTCGACTTATTCAAATATGGCGACATATACTCTGGGACTGCTGTTTGGATATATTTATTACCGCCTAGAAAACAAACCCTTCTTCAccaacaaa ttgcataTAATTTTGTGGTGGACCACATCCCTCGGTCTTCCGTTAACAGTGATAATAATTTCTAGTTACGAATACGGCCAAGTTACTAGAGCAGTTTTAGCAGGCACATTAAAACCTATGTACGCTTTAGGTATTGGAATGGCGATTTTTGGAATGTCCCACCGAACTGGAG TTTTGTGCGAATGGAAGCCGGCTCTGTTCTTGGGAAATATAACGTACAGCACATACGTTGTTCACTTTGGGATTGTATTTTGTAGGACCGCACTAACTATGGAACCGCTGCAAGTCTCCGATTCTGTTTTG TTGTTTTCCTTTATTCAAGACGCACTTTTATCTTTCATCTGTGGATTTGTTATGCACTTGTTACTTGAAATGCCGATGTCGCAGTTGCAGAGTATTTTTGTTCCGAAATTTAGAGCTGACGtcttaaaatttgacaacGACAAAAGAATTAAGTGA
- the LOC138123112 gene encoding O-acyltransferase like protein-like isoform X1 encodes MDEKYNVHKNVTVLEKAISKLYTQKYKHLDLKATVIDLNCHNYQYHLKMFDVVLMSFIVAYLLLIVFATVYDVTALRKTNKCITSFSLYHNLTELKRKYQQTDFHKLKCIQGIRFYTTVLIIFCHTFCSFSGGFVANTKYFEEIPQNSLRHGLRNLFVFLVQTFFLISAWLLSYHTFHIFEHAERMHFLKYVWLTFGNRYLRIIPPVLLMVSLGSSIWIYGSFHGPVKDIYSDKEYQRCQENWWIIFLFLNNHYQQHDMCYFTTWYLSADTQLYALSIIILIIIFKLKYSNILLLAICVTIGITIPSMVSYLYNLDFIYRITPDSGQYLAVYDYNDRSKKYYVLARRDFSTFLHARIISWYTLTFPSDHHFDLTANNTTTYFNENKSKNSKNNMFRSFEFNATYTSTYSNMATYTLGLLFGYIYYRLENKPFFTNKLHIILWWTTSLGLPLTVIIISSYEYGQVTRAVLAGTLKPMYALGIGMAIFGMSHRTGGIIKVLCEWKPALFLGNITYSTYVVHFGIVFCRTALTMEPLQVSDSVLLFSFIQDALLSFICGFVMHLLLEMPMSQLQSIFVPKFRADVLKFDNDKRIK; translated from the exons ATGGACGAAAAGTACAATGTCCATAAGAATGTTACTGTCTTGGAAAAAgcaatttcaaaactttataCACAAAAGTATAAACACCTGGATCTAAAAGCAACAGTGATCGATCTAAATTGTCATAATTATCAATATCACCTGAAGATGTTTGACGTGGTTTTGAT GAGTTTTATTGTCGCATATTTGTTACTAATAGTTTTCGCCACTGTATATGACGTGACAGCACTCCGAAAAACAAATAAGTGCATTACTTCATTCTCACTGTACCATAACTTGACAGAACTGAAGAGAAAATACCAACAAACAGATTTCCACAAACTGAAATGCATTCAAGGAATCCGTTTCTATACGACCGTTTTGATAATATTCTGTCACACCTTTTGTAGCTTTTCCGGTGGATTCGTCGCcaacacaaaatattttgaagag ATTCCGCAGAACTCCTTGAGGCACGGGTTGCgaaatttatttgtgtttctCGTGCAAACGTTCTTTTTGATATCAGCGTGGCTCTTGTCTTACCACACTTTTCACATCTTCGAGCACGCTGAACGAATGCATTTTTTGAAGTATGTGTGGTTGACGTTTGGCAACAGATATCTCAG gaTAATTCCACCTGTCTTGCTAATGGTGTCTTTAGGTAGCAGCATATGGATCTATGGCTCGTTTCACGGACCAGTCAAAGATATTTATTCTGACAAGGAATACCAACGGTGCCAAGAAAACTGGtggattatttttctttttctgaaTAATCATTATCAACAACACGACATG TGTTACTTCACCACTTGGTACTTATCTGCCGACACTCAGCTGTACGCTTTAtccataataatattaattataatttttaaacttaaATACAGCAATATTCTGCTTTTGGCGATATGTGTGACGATTGGCATCACCATTCCTTCCATGGTTTCGTATCTTTATAACCTAGACTTTATCTACAGAATTACACCAGA tAGCGGTCAATATCTTGCCGTATATGACTATAATGAccgttcaaaaaaatattatgttcTAGCACGCCGTgatttttccacttttttacATGCGCGAATTATCAGTTGGTAtactttgacatttccttcagATCATCACTTTGATTTGACAGCTAATAACACCACGACATACTTTAACGAGAATAAAAGCAa aAACTCAAAAAACAACATGTTTCGATCTTTCGAATTTAATGCTACTTATACGTCGACTTATTCAAATATGGCGACATATACTCTGGGACTGCTGTTTGGATATATTTATTACCGCCTAGAAAACAAACCCTTCTTCAccaacaaa ttgcataTAATTTTGTGGTGGACCACATCCCTCGGTCTTCCGTTAACAGTGATAATAATTTCTAGTTACGAATACGGCCAAGTTACTAGAGCAGTTTTAGCAGGCACATTAAAACCTATGTACGCTTTAGGTATTGGAATGGCGATTTTTGGAATGTCCCACCGAACTGGAG GTATAATAAAAGTTTTGTGCGAATGGAAGCCGGCTCTGTTCTTGGGAAATATAACGTACAGCACATACGTTGTTCACTTTGGGATTGTATTTTGTAGGACCGCACTAACTATGGAACCGCTGCAAGTCTCCGATTCTGTTTTG TTGTTTTCCTTTATTCAAGACGCACTTTTATCTTTCATCTGTGGATTTGTTATGCACTTGTTACTTGAAATGCCGATGTCGCAGTTGCAGAGTATTTTTGTTCCGAAATTTAGAGCTGACGtcttaaaatttgacaacGACAAAAGAATTAAGTGA
- the LOC138123112 gene encoding O-acyltransferase like protein-like isoform X3, translating into MDEKYNVHKNVTVLEKAISKLYTQKYKHLDLKATVIDLNCHNYQYHLKMFDVVLMSFIVAYLLLIVFATVYDVTALRKTNKCITSFSLYHNLTELKRKYQQTDFHKLKCIQGIRFYTTVLIIFCHTFCSFSGGFVANTKYFEEIPQNSLRHGLRNLFVFLVQTFFLISAWLLSYHTFHIFEHAERMHFLKYVWLTFGNRYLRIIPPVLLMVSLGSSIWIYGSFHGPVKDIYSDKEYQRCQENWWIIFLFLNNHYQQHDMCYFTTWYLSADTQLYALSIIILIIIFKLKYSNILLLAICVTIGITIPSMVSYLYNLDFIYRITPENSKNNMFRSFEFNATYTSTYSNMATYTLGLLFGYIYYRLENKPFFTNKLHIILWWTTSLGLPLTVIIISSYEYGQVTRAVLAGTLKPMYALGIGMAIFGMSHRTGGIIKVLCEWKPALFLGNITYSTYVVHFGIVFCRTALTMEPLQVSDSVLLFSFIQDALLSFICGFVMHLLLEMPMSQLQSIFVPKFRADVLKFDNDKRIK; encoded by the exons ATGGACGAAAAGTACAATGTCCATAAGAATGTTACTGTCTTGGAAAAAgcaatttcaaaactttataCACAAAAGTATAAACACCTGGATCTAAAAGCAACAGTGATCGATCTAAATTGTCATAATTATCAATATCACCTGAAGATGTTTGACGTGGTTTTGAT GAGTTTTATTGTCGCATATTTGTTACTAATAGTTTTCGCCACTGTATATGACGTGACAGCACTCCGAAAAACAAATAAGTGCATTACTTCATTCTCACTGTACCATAACTTGACAGAACTGAAGAGAAAATACCAACAAACAGATTTCCACAAACTGAAATGCATTCAAGGAATCCGTTTCTATACGACCGTTTTGATAATATTCTGTCACACCTTTTGTAGCTTTTCCGGTGGATTCGTCGCcaacacaaaatattttgaagag ATTCCGCAGAACTCCTTGAGGCACGGGTTGCgaaatttatttgtgtttctCGTGCAAACGTTCTTTTTGATATCAGCGTGGCTCTTGTCTTACCACACTTTTCACATCTTCGAGCACGCTGAACGAATGCATTTTTTGAAGTATGTGTGGTTGACGTTTGGCAACAGATATCTCAG gaTAATTCCACCTGTCTTGCTAATGGTGTCTTTAGGTAGCAGCATATGGATCTATGGCTCGTTTCACGGACCAGTCAAAGATATTTATTCTGACAAGGAATACCAACGGTGCCAAGAAAACTGGtggattatttttctttttctgaaTAATCATTATCAACAACACGACATG TGTTACTTCACCACTTGGTACTTATCTGCCGACACTCAGCTGTACGCTTTAtccataataatattaattataatttttaaacttaaATACAGCAATATTCTGCTTTTGGCGATATGTGTGACGATTGGCATCACCATTCCTTCCATGGTTTCGTATCTTTATAACCTAGACTTTATCTACAGAATTACACCAGA aAACTCAAAAAACAACATGTTTCGATCTTTCGAATTTAATGCTACTTATACGTCGACTTATTCAAATATGGCGACATATACTCTGGGACTGCTGTTTGGATATATTTATTACCGCCTAGAAAACAAACCCTTCTTCAccaacaaa ttgcataTAATTTTGTGGTGGACCACATCCCTCGGTCTTCCGTTAACAGTGATAATAATTTCTAGTTACGAATACGGCCAAGTTACTAGAGCAGTTTTAGCAGGCACATTAAAACCTATGTACGCTTTAGGTATTGGAATGGCGATTTTTGGAATGTCCCACCGAACTGGAG GTATAATAAAAGTTTTGTGCGAATGGAAGCCGGCTCTGTTCTTGGGAAATATAACGTACAGCACATACGTTGTTCACTTTGGGATTGTATTTTGTAGGACCGCACTAACTATGGAACCGCTGCAAGTCTCCGATTCTGTTTTG TTGTTTTCCTTTATTCAAGACGCACTTTTATCTTTCATCTGTGGATTTGTTATGCACTTGTTACTTGAAATGCCGATGTCGCAGTTGCAGAGTATTTTTGTTCCGAAATTTAGAGCTGACGtcttaaaatttgacaacGACAAAAGAATTAAGTGA